A single window of Novipirellula galeiformis DNA harbors:
- a CDS encoding Hsp20/alpha crystallin family protein — protein MLRTNWQPLAEVNRLRNEMDRLFGQYADGGGTEMGRMGTFPPLNVWEDDNHLFVEAELPGFDMDQLEIYVTGGNQLSISGERVQPEPAEGAWHRKERGFGKFRRSLELPSDVDSDSVSATFINGVLTLTMPKSEAAKPRRIEVKAN, from the coding sequence ATGTTGAGAACAAATTGGCAACCGTTAGCGGAAGTGAATCGGCTTCGTAACGAGATGGATCGTCTATTTGGCCAGTACGCTGATGGCGGCGGAACCGAAATGGGCCGGATGGGAACGTTCCCGCCCTTGAACGTCTGGGAGGACGACAACCACTTGTTCGTTGAAGCGGAGCTGCCCGGTTTCGATATGGATCAATTGGAGATCTATGTCACCGGCGGAAACCAGCTTTCGATCTCCGGTGAACGCGTCCAACCTGAGCCTGCCGAAGGAGCATGGCATCGGAAAGAGCGTGGCTTCGGCAAATTCCGCCGCTCGTTGGAATTGCCCAGCGACGTCGATAGCGATAGCGTCTCGGCAACCTTCATCAATGGCGTGCTGACGTTGACGATGCCCAAAAGCGAAGCGGCTAAGCCCCGACGCATTGAGGTGAAAGCAAACTGA